One window of the Triticum dicoccoides isolate Atlit2015 ecotype Zavitan chromosome 3B, WEW_v2.0, whole genome shotgun sequence genome contains the following:
- the LOC119281845 gene encoding root-specific lectin-like, producing MMSNKALTLGAVVVLAFAMAGAHAEQCGHAADGMECPNNLCCSAWGYCGMDANYCGDGCQSGACYEPKRCGAQAGANAVTCPNNHCCSGDGFCGYGQEYCGAGCQNGPCRANIKCSADKPCLSNFCCSQYGYCGLGVEFCGQGCQSGACHDAVGAAALPLSSIVQG from the coding sequence atgatgagcaaCAAGGCCCTCACACTCGGCGCGGTCGTCGTCCTCGCCTTCGCCATGGCGGGCGCGCACGCCGAGCAGTGCGGCCACGCGGCCGACGGCATGGAGTGCCCCAACAACCTCTGCTGCAGCGCGTGGGGGTACTGCGGCATGGACGCCAACTACTGCGGCGATGGCTGCCAGAGCGGCGCCTGCTACGAGCCCAAACGCTGCGGCGCCCAGGCCGGGGCGAACGCGGTGACGTGCCCCAACAACCACTGCTGCAGCGGCGACGGGTTCTGCGGCTACGGCCAGGAGTACTGCGGCGCCGGCTGCCAGAACGGGCCCTGCCGCGCCAACATCAAGTGCAGCGCCGACAAGCCGTGCCTGAGCAACTTCTGCTGCAGCCAGTACGGATACTGCGGGCTCGGCGTCGAGTTCTGCGGCCAGGGCTGCCAGAGCGGCGCCTGCCATGACGCCGTTGGTGCCGCCGCCCTGCCGCTCAGCTCCATAGTGCAGGGGTGA